In one window of Drosophila mauritiana strain mau12 chromosome X, ASM438214v1, whole genome shotgun sequence DNA:
- the LOC117147879 gene encoding uncharacterized protein LOC117147879, with the protein MTTMVILLIIYIFIVILGYWRVDGRRAPEKPSYYDYDNESDMFEKMTDQEYEAQSNSHKGQNVDPMDEVLDTSDLDMHLDYRMYKNMARSQRKLPQKSPDSWAMLVKEGEDEMQLEKVKRGGHFGADCQMIDEGDEEQH; encoded by the coding sequence ATGACTACAATGGTGATTCTGCTGATAATCTACATTTTCATCGTGATTCTCGGCTACTGGCGAGTGGACGGACGACGTGCACCGGAGAAACCGAGCTACTACGACTACGATAATGAATCGGACATGTTTGAAAAGATGACGGACCAGGAATATGAGGCCCAGTCGAACTCGCACAAAGGCCAAAATGTGGACCCCATGGACGAGGTACTGGACACCAGTGACTTGGATATGCACCTAGATTACCGCATGTACAAGAATATGGCACGTTCACAGCGCAAGTTGCCACAAAAGTCTCCCGATTCCTGGGCCATGTTGGTCAAGGAGGGAGAGGATGAAATGCAGCTGGAGAAAGTGAAGCGAGGCGGCCACTTCGGTGCCGACTGCCAGATGATCGACGAGGGGGACGAGGAGCAGCACTGA
- the LOC117147878 gene encoding uncharacterized protein LOC117147878, whose protein sequence is MVWLTKIVIIFIVLLRIQLAQLKQYIDEGDTFDGFNSIFQKSKKQRSGAMEDDIDRDRDQWNGNTGMDSQSGICPAENPQDMKYEKKDNCKADKKMVKDEDDDEDADPAGNTDDDDINDGDEDNGDDEATEEEDDEIIFEDEAFVARINCLMGALNKHIKAMADNLQILQSRLIKKNDNLCKNNNQGTTPTEHPSLKWSKKPDFYGSSEPCGDDNCHIEESVDSKEVQPQAFAEDRRVLVPPLFQLFHGPVQLQTTLNSGQDITGSKSRYWMTSPESSDEFQASSQVQPDEKNQVRYEGYEAKLRRLMDSRDEIERNVMRMISPEI, encoded by the coding sequence atggtCTGGTTAACTAAAATAGTCATTATATTTATCGTTTTGCTGCGCATTCAATTGGCTCAACTGAAACAGTATATCGATGAGGGTGACACATTTGATGGCTTTAACTCCATATTTCAAAAGTCGAAGAAGCAACGAAGCGGGGCCATGGAGGACGATATCGATCGAGATCGAGATCAGTGGAACGGCAATACCGGCATGGACTCGCAATCGGGCATATGTCCCGCCGAAAATCCGCAGGATATGAAGTATGAGAAGAAGGATAACTGCAAGGCGGACAAGAAGATGGTGAAGGATGAGGACGATGACGAGGATGCCGATCCTGCCGGCAATACTGATGACGATGATATAAATGATGGTGATGAAGACAATGGCGATGATGAGGCTACTGAAGAGGAGGACGATGAAATTATCTTCGAGGATGAAGCTTTTGTGGCTAGAATCAACTGCTTGATGGGAGCTCTGAACAAGCACATCAAAGCCATGGCCGATAATCTGCAGATCCTTCAATCCCgtttgataaaaaaaaatgataacttatgcaaaaacaataaccaagGCACTACGCCTACGGAACATCCTAGTCTGAAATGGTCCAAGAAGCCGGATTTCTATGGGTCATCCGAGCCTTGTGGTGACGACAACTGTCATATCGAGGAGAGTGTGGATAGCAAAGAGGTCCAGCCACAAGCTTTTGCTGAGGATCGTCGAGTGCTGGTTCCGCCTCTATTTCAACTCTTCCATGGTCCTGTTCAGCTGCAAACCACTTTGAACAGCGGCCAGGACATCACGGGATCAAAGTCGAGATATTGGATGACCTCACCGGAATCATCAGACGAATTTCAGGCTTCATCGCAGGTACAACCGGATGAAAAAAATCAAGTACGATACGAGGGCTACGAGGCTAAGTTGCGGCGCCTCATGGACAGTCGGGATGAGATCGAGCGAAATGTGATGAGAATGATAAGTCCGGAGATATAA